CAAGTTAGGCCGAGATGCTACGTATCCAACGTTACAGCACGATGAGGGAAGTTGGCCACTAGCAGAGAGGTCGGGCCAGGAAAGATGGTGTTCCGCGCTGTCCACCAGCGGACTTGCGGCTCAAAACTCTTGCGAGGAAGGCTCAGGAAAAGACTGACGTCGACATACATGAATAGTAGTGTCTCGTGAACAGAACCGGTGAGAGCAAAGTTCGGTTCCATTGGGTCCGACGTCCActgagcttcatctccttcgtCGTCGCTCTTATTCCTCCACACTTAAAGGAGTTTGTTGGGCTCCTTCAAGTGTCCCACGACTCCTGGAGTGCTGGCTTTGGGCCCAGCGCCGCTTTTACCTACCCTGGTCACAAGCTCTCCGAGATACTGGCAACCCGTGTGATAGGCCGGTATAAGATGCAAGGCGTGTTTTCTGCTGGTTTTTGTAATCATAAGGCCATAGTTCGGATACTCGAGCTTGTCTGTACACCCAACGCCACCAACAGGTGGTCGCCACGGGCTTTGAGAGATCCTCTTGGTGGAGGCAGGCGATTGTTGGTTTCCTAGGCCGATCTAAGCTTGAAAATATCTCAGACAAAAGTTGAACACCACCATTCACAGTCGTGGACCAATAAATAACGAGCTTTCGGACTAGGGTTATGGGCCTCTTGGGCTCGTAACCTTGAGCCTATCACTGCTCGCGGCGCTGTGTGCTGTGTggtgatgacgaggctgcgCGGGTTCTTAATTACGGCCCCCTCGGGGAGTAAATAGCCGCGGTTGTCTGATGGTATCATAAAACACCACCATGCACGATGTGCATCCCGGTCTCAACTCCCAAGTGTGGGGGCCTCGGGGGAGATGATACGAGTATGCAGTGCGAGAGCCGTATACTGTCCATTTCGAAACAATCGCCGCATTACCAACAGATGCTGCAAGACGCCGTATCCCAGTCAGAGTAACACTTTTGTACTAGCCAAAATGAGAGGCAAGTTGTCTGCTTTCCATGCAAAtagaggagggagagaaaaagtctGTCgggagaaaacaaaacgGTTGTAGACTCGCCATTCGTCGTCGGGGTTTCAGCACCCGAATGGCCAGTTATAAGACAGCAGATCTGCGGTCCCCAACAATGGAGGGTCACACAAAACTGAACTTTGTCACTATGTAGCATAGCCATGGCAAGTATCGGGTAGAGCACTGTCCGCTCCCGAGAGCTCTTTTCTCATATGTCAGTCTATCGGTGAAGATGTCAAACGATTCACAGGCAGGGGCCCATAATATCAATATTGATGGGTTTGACGGAGCCTAAGGCGCCAAGGCGCTGAAGAGGCACGACATCAATGCCGAAATTATGTTGATTGCTGTGTCCCACGCTATTCTTGCGACGACATGGATTTCTCGATCAGATGCGCAATCTCAACGGCTACCGCAAACAGACGCAGTGGCATTCATGCATATGTTCCATTGTACGACTCGACAGTCATCTCAATGTTTGATATAGGCATCATGACATGCCGATAAAGCGGTGAACGAATGGCACAGCCAAGCTCCTTTATAGGTGTTAGTCGAAGAGTCCAAATTCGGTGATACACTTTCGACTTACCCTGTGTTTCCATCCTCTCTTCAGCAAACAACATGAGCCGTCAATGCAGCGGAGATCAATTACTGATAGAATTGATTACAATAATCACGATCAAGGTATCAAGCCGAAGCATGTAATATTGATTAGAGGCGAGGGCAGAGTGATGAGGACCAAGAGGTCTCGACCTTCACAGTAGATGGGAGTAAGACGCCTGGATGAAATAATTACGTTCTCGGATTCATGGAGacagagatggagagataTAAGGGATTTTTTCTGGCATAATCAATCATGGACggttgcctttttttttagctGCCTTGCTAGGAAGGCTGGGTCGGACAGACGGTGGTTCGCGCATCGAATGTGGATCCAAATGAGGCTCCGTTGTAAACATCTTGAGCGGGCCGCCTTGTCACGCACGCATGTgatatatttcttttttccgtTTGCCTTTTTTCGCCCAAGATCCTAACATCAACCCGGTCGGTTCCGGCAATAGCGTTATCCTACGCATAAAGGCTGAGTAGCCCTGGTTGTGAGGGGCCAACTACCGAAATCGATGTGTCGTTTCAATCCCGTCTGGCCCTCTTATTTGATGCCGGCGTCTCCTCCGGAGTGGCATCTGAAGTAATGCTTGACAAGTAGAGTTTAGCCTCTTGGATCAATCGTTTTTCCCCTAGCCTCACGGTAACAGCGGCTCTGTGCCGCTCGCTAATACCGCTACCAGAAAGAACCCGTTCATCATCTAGAACAGTTGTTGGATACTGCGACTCCAGAGCATCAAGCGCCTTGAAAAGTACGGAATGTTGAATCTCGTCCCGTTTCCGCTTGTCGACAACACTTGATGGATCTGCTTTGCGAATGGCTTTAAGAAGCAATTTAAGCTGCTCCCGAAGATCCTCTGGTATCTCGCTAAATCTAGCCGATCCAGTAAACGTGCCGTCCGGGTTAGGCTCATTTGATTCTCGGTCCAAAACAAACGTATCCTCGATTTCATCCATGTCCAAGTGCTCTCGCTTATCTATTATCAGCCACagtcatgatgaatgatggTATGGGCAAAGGAGAACTCACCGCACTGTCCAACTGTTCTTCTGACAAGCCCAGGCTTGCCGCTAAAGACTCCTCAACCAATTTCCATGGAAGCTCAACAACGTCATAACGAGAGTGCTTCGGGGTTACGTATCCGTACCGGCGGAGAAGCTCCGAGTTGGGATGAGGACCATAGTAGTTCAAGATTTCTTCGCCGGCCTTGATAGTTCGTAATGCTGTTACAGTAAGAGCGTCATCTCCATAGTTGACGTGTGCCTATTTTTTATGAATTAGCCAACGGCAAGGCGCTTAGAAGCATAATTGTGACGGATAGGGTCGCACATTATACTCAGCGTCAGCATTGAGTATATCAGCCATCGGCACCATACCCATTGTGGACTTGGGCTCGCGATCTTCAACccattcttcttcgtcttcctcgtcttcctcatcctcattctGGAAATCGAATGCGTAGGACATTATAGTGCTTCCCATGCGGTGAGCCAGCTTGACAAGGTCTTCGTCGCTGTAAGACTGGCTGGATGGAAATTTTTCGGGGTTTGCACGGAGGACTGGCAAGATCTTGGCATGAAACATTTTCTCAGCATCCGTCTTGCCAACTTTTGTCCGCGTAGCGCTCGCCTGAAGCTCATTAAGCTCCGCTTCGGTCCAAAACATTGGTGTTTCGAAAGATGTAGGAAGAACGTCCATGTACGGCTTCCATTTGGACCCGTCTCCCTTGAAATACTCAAACATCATGACAAGAATTAGAGAGCTCCATGGGTCCTGTTGCGGTTTGCCATCCACCTCCATGACTTCATCCGGGTGGAGGAAGACGTCTgggagcttctccttgagttCGGACGTCTCCATGTTTATGATCCCATTTCTTGGCACGGTAAACAGAACTGTATCAGCTGGGATATCCTCCAGAGCCACTGCCATGATATTGTTAGTCAACCCACGCCGCACATGAACACGATTTGCTCACATACCTATACCGCGGCCTGCATTTCTTGCTCGAAGGTCCGTGATCTCGATATGTTCAGAAAACGTCGACCCAGGAAGCGCCTTGAACCACTCAAGGAACGCCTGTGTTTTGGAACCAAAATCTTCAGTAGACATGACGACAATCTACCCAATTGTGCAAAATAATACAAGACAGCGAGTCGTAACGCACGCTCTGCAAAGGAGATGTTAGTTGTGTTTGGGTGAAAGTAGAGTCTTCAAAGATGTGCCTTCCTAAGTGCAGGCATTTTCTTACAGTGCGCGCCGCTATGAGGTGTGCTTTGAAAATTTTTATTCGCACGGGGTACTTGCCCAACAATCGGCCGAGTATCATCAACGAGCGTTTCATTTCTTACAAGCAGCAATGAAGAGATCCTTTGAATCCTAAAGTTATTTCAATTTTTGCCTAACAACTCCATCCATGTTCTCAGCTACCTAATACTTAATTCGTCTATAGCACAACTTCGCTATTTCTCTCTACGAGTTCATCGTTCCCTCTCCTCATATATTGGTAGGGACATCCTTTCacgcttcatcttcagctttggtcttcttgttgatctctcttttcttgggTCGCAGCCATTCCTCCATTCCTGGTGGCCAATATACCCGGTTCTGCTGTCCTCCCATTCCATACTCTTCTGGGCTGATGGTATTTGTAgaatctccttcttcagtcTCGCCAGTCGTGTcgttctgcttctccttcttggttcttttcgtttctttcttaGGCTCATCGTCTCGCTCATAGGGAACGACGTCGTTGAATCGGTTCCACCCCGGAAGTTTATATGTCCTCATGAGTTCGAATACTGCCTGCTCCTTGTCTTTCGCCTCAATCATCAAGTCCATGTCTGTTGCACAAGGTGGAAGCGTCTTAACGCGCGCTGAATGCTTACGCCGATCCCGTGGCGTAATAGCCTCTGCGGTTGGCTCGCTGTAATGCATCTTCTGCTTGATGTTTTTCCTGGTCCAGGTTTTTGCGATGCGATCATATAGGCTCATGATATCCAACGTGCCCTCGCGAAGGCTGGGATCGAAAATGAtgttgtgatgatgataatcCAGCACCAGAGGAATGTTGAGTTCCTCACAGATGGGTAGCAGGTCATGGACACTCCATGAGACGTCGTCATTCTCCAGAACTAGCCTTCTCTTCACTCCATCTGGCAATTTGGCATAATTTTCGCGAAAGCGATCCAGAGTCGCTGCCTTGTCGCCATATGTACCGCCCATGTGCAGAATCATGACGGCGTCCCGGTCAAGCTGCTCAGGAAGTTTCAACAATGACAACATCTCATCGTGATACTCGAGATCCCTgaaagcagcagcgacgACCTCTTTCCTCGGACTAGCAATTTGCGTATACTGGCCCGGGTGTGTGGTGAGGCGATGACCTAGCTCAGCAGCTACCTTGCCGGCTTCAGCCAACACATCGGCGGCAAATGGGGCGAGCTTATAACCGTATTCTTCATGGCTTGCAAAGGGGAACATTTCGCTACTAAGTCGCATGAATTTAATGCCATACTTTTCGTTCCATCGTAGCATCTTGACAATGTCTCTGGCGTTTGCAAGACCGAGCTCCCGGACAAAGTCTAGTCCGCGCTTTACATCTGGAGGCTGAGTTTTGTCGGGTCGGTTTTTGGTGGCATGTTCAGGCTTTGTTGGGTCTTGGAGGGGATACCTATGATCAATAATCGAAGCTATACGGCAAGTTCGGGACGAAAAGACAGGAGTGCTAGCAGATCTGAGGTATGTGTTAAGACAAGCCTATGCGCCGTCGCATTAGCTTTGGTGTTGACTGTGACTTGTGAACTCTTGATGTTCTGCAATCAAGACCCTTTGAAAAGTTAAGGATACAGGTAAGTATGTCTATATCGGCACTCACATAACCTAAACGGCCTTTCCACGGTAGTGGCAGCACGTCACTATTCACAGGCGGCGGTCTCCTCGCAGTCCTTTCAACAACCTCGGAGTCTGCTTTTTCTTCAGCCGCATCAGCCGACTGCAAGTCAGTATCAACGTTGGGTTTCTCCGAAGCCTTTTCTTCGACCTTCTGCTCGGCTTTTGCTTGTCTCATCGATGCCGGCCTAAGCTTGAAGGCCTCTTCTCGAACCCTTTCGGGGTCACACTTGGACAAATCGGAAGTTTCCACAGCTAGCCGCTGGATTTTTACTGCGCTTTGAAGCTTCAGACCCatctctccaagctctctcATGGTGCGCTCAAACGCCTCTCGTGAACCATTTGGACTTCCCGCCGGGCCCAGGGGGtcctccttttttcccccttgcCGAGAGCCATCCTGTTGCTGCCCGGGAGGCCCATTGACTCTTCTGGAGCTACGTCTGACTTTTGCTGCGGGGGTCTCGACTGCAAAAGCGTCGGCCTTCTTTCTCTTAGGTGCCATCGTGTGGGACAAACGAACAAGCGGCTGATATAATAACGCTGGACGAGAGCTGGGTGGAGTTTGCCGGGAGCCACTTAGCAGCACCACGGTGATGAGTTGCAAGAGTGAATGACAGGACGGGACGTGTCAGGCATATGGAATTTCTTTCAAAGGGAATTTCATGTTAGTTTAACCACACGGGTAACTCGAGAACGCGTGTGTGTTGATACGAGGACAATGACTTCTATTTCTCACACAAGAAGCATCGCCACTCGGCTATTTCTACAGCCAGCTTTGGCCAAAGAAGGGGGGAAGCGGGTGAGACGTCCAAGACACGGCGAGGGAGGGCAGACAGGGTACCACAGCAAGGCACTGAGGCCTCGATCCGTGCCCAGATGCCAGATTCAACGATTCCTGGCTATGACTTCGATGAAGTCATCAAACCCCAATCCATCTCGATCGGGATCGCGCGAAGGTGGGGACGTACCGGCTCCACTGCTAGCAGTATGATGTTGGGCGAATGGCCATCGGGCTGCCGTCTCAAAGGCGCAATCTGCGCGTCTCTTTTGGGGATATTTGCTGGTTCAAGCTAGGCCGGTTTGAACACTGCCTTTGCTAGATGACATCTTGATGAGCTTAAGAGTCGAAACCCTTGGGCGACAGGCACGAGAGAAACAAAGGTGGTTGGGCTTTCTGGAGCTTCTAGCGTCAACTCTTAGTACTTTACGGTGATGGTTGGGGACAGCACTTGGAGCACCACCGCATCACACTGATGTAACCCTCCCTTGTCGGTGCCTGGTGCCACGGAGCAGTGCGTCCGAATACTTTGCAACACACAAATCAAATAAGCTGCTGAGTCGGAGCTCAACttccgccatggctggcagCAACCCCGAAGAGGCAGGGAGTTGAAAGACACATGGCGACGCACGATGCTATATATTCATCGCCTGGAATGCGGCCCAAGGTCTTGTATATATGATTCATCACAGCCAAATCCCGCACACTCGGATCTGAATTACTCCACACGGTCTTAGTGTTCTAGCAGACAAGGGACCAGTTGCTCCGGGGCATTGGCATGCGGGGAAACTTGCAACCAAAAACTTCAATTCTTCATGGCTTCAATCATTGCCTTACCCTAGAGACTTACAGCTGATGAGCAGAGCCTCACCTGCTCTACCAGAAAGAACTTATGAGAGAAGTCAGCACTACGGCTCATACAATAGCAAAGTACGAAAGCCGTACGCCTCCGCCTGCACTAGTCGGCAACTTTCGTTCAATCAACTACCGAGGAGACACGCCACCGGCCTATGAAATCATCAAATGTGTGGAGCCGGTAATTTCCATCTGTGCTGAACAGCACCTATAACAAGGAAAAGCCAGGGTCGATCTTTGCCCTGGTTAGGATTGCGGAAGTTTAGCTTTAGCATCATAATTAGCTCGGTTATGGGGTCGACCGCTGCGCTGGAATATTCGAGCAAAAGGACGGCTCACGCTTTACTAACACATAGTTCTACATGTGATCATAAGTTGCGAGTGAAGATTGTCACCGCCGCCATATTATCTCAGCGGCGGATTCCACTCTCCGCCTTTTTTGTTCATCATTCCCCCCTTGACAGGTTGGTAGGTAAATAACGTATTGCTTCTCCATTATATCTTCTATTGATAGGCTCAAAAGTTCAAATATCGTCGATGCCAAGCCTCGCTTTTTTGGGGGGATCGAGATTCAAGTCCCTTAATGGACTCAGGTGCTTTGGCTTTATCGCAACATCGACGCAGTTTAAAGTTCAAATCGAAGCATCCTTCGTTTTGCTTTACAATGAGATCAAATCAGAATGAACTATACTGAAAGATAAATATGTGTAGGGAAAGCTGCGGAGAAGCGGCAGCCGACACTCGGGTACCTATTGAATGATGCAACGACACCTCGACCGACACCTCGACCCTTTTTGCATGTTCCACAGAATCTATCCTTACTGTTTCATACTCGAATGTCTAGTTATTCTGGAAATCGTTGAGAATTTTATAGTGCAACTCGGCATGAAAGCTAATTTGACTTGATGTTTTCTCGGGTTTTAAAGTTAGAATGCTCTGTAAAAGCTAGTTGAGCTAGAGAGCTACAATATGAACGATATGTTTCGGCGCAACAAACACGGAGCCAAGTCCGCAAAACATGTCTTGCATGCGGGCAGACACCAACTAACACGGAATACTACGTTCAAGAAACGAAGTGCTTCGCATGTACAAGGACGTACGGACGTCAGCAGGAAATAAGATGCGAATATGCTTGCCGCGTCCAGGCGTCTTACCCGCGCCATCCTACCCCTGACAGAGCATACCACTAACAGCCCCTGACGGTGACTGGCGATACAAGATCCTCGTGCGCTCTCTTGAACCCTGGTACCTTGAACCACTCCTCTTCGCTGCACTTCGTACAGCACCGTACTGTACTCATCCACTAAACCAAGGCGCTCACTCATCCAGCATCACAGGTTTAGGAGGCTGCCCCAATCTCACCTGTCACCTGTCAGATATCAGCGGCATCTGCGCTCAATACAATACTTGACCAGGGCCTCAATTTCAATCGATGCCTGCTTCAAGCAGAGAGAACACGTGGAGCGGGTCTTTCGGAGTTCTAGCACATGTAAGCCCCAGGATAGACGCGATGGACTTCTACGAGTACAAGGTTCATATCTGTAtgctactcgtactccatGCTTTCGGATACGACTATGTGCTCCTTACATGGCCAgagctttgctttgttggcACCTGTAAATCGATTCATACAGCCCTGTTTGTCCTAGCCGTGCGTGCATTTGAAGGCAGGGCGATGCTGTGACGAGAATTGCAAGTGGACTGCCACGATACTAGTGAG
This genomic stretch from Trichoderma breve strain T069 chromosome 1, whole genome shotgun sequence harbors:
- a CDS encoding UV-endonuclease uvdE domain-containing protein gives rise to the protein MAPKRKKADAFAVETPAAKVRRSSRRVNGPPGQQQDGSRQGGKKEDPLGPAGSPNGSREAFERTMRELGEMGLKLQSAVKIQRLAVETSDLSKCDPERVREEAFKLRPASMRQAKAEQKVEEKASEKPNVDTDLQSADAAEEKADSEVVERTARRPPPVNSDVLPLPWKGRLGYACLNTYLRSASTPVFSSRTCRIASIIDHRYPLQDPTKPEHATKNRPDKTQPPDVKRGLDFVRELGLANARDIVKMLRWNENHEEYGYKLAPFAADVLAEAGKVAAELGHRLTTHPGQYTQIASPRKEVVAAAFRDLEYHDEMLSLLKLPEQLDRDAVMILHMGGTYGDKAATLDRFRENYAKLPDGVKRRLVLENDDVSWSVHDLLPICEELNIPLVLDYHHHNIIFDPSLREGTLDIMSLYDRIAKTWTRKNIKQKMHYSEPTAEAITPRDRRKHSARVKTLPPCATDMDLMIEAKDKEQAVFELMRTYKLPGWNRFNDVVPYERDDEPKKETKRTKKEKQNDTTGETEEGDSTNTISPEEYGMGGQQNRVYWPPGMEEWLRPKKREINKKTKAEDEA
- a CDS encoding SET domain-containing protein, whose product is MSTEDFGSKTQAFLEWFKALPGSTFSEHIEITDLRARNAGRGIVALEDIPADTVLFTVPRNGIINMETSELKEKLPDVFLHPDEVMEVDGKPQQDPWSSLILVMMFEYFKGDGSKWKPYMDVLPTSFETPMFWTEAELNELQASATRTKVGKTDAEKMFHAKILPVLRANPEKFPSSQSYSDEDLVKLAHRMGSTIMSYAFDFQNEDEEDEEDEEEWVEDREPKSTMGMVPMADILNADAEYNAHVNYGDDALTVTALRTIKAGEEILNYYGPHPNSELLRRYGYVTPKHSRYDVVELPWKLVEESLAASLGLSEEQLDNKREHLDMDEIEDTFVLDRESNEPNPDGTFTGSARFSEIPEDLREQLKLLLKAIRKADPSSVVDKRKRDEIQHSVLFKALDALESQYPTTVLDDERVLSGSGISERHRAAVTVRLGEKRLIQEAKLYLSSITSDATPEETPASNKRARRD